The nucleotide sequence GGCCTCTGTGCTGGACGTGAACGTGGCGGGGACGGTGCGGGTGCTGCAGGCCTTCCTGCCAGACATGAAGCGGCGCGGTTCGGGACGCGTGTTGGTGACCGGGAGCGTGGGAGGATTGATGGGTGAGTGATAGGTACTGGCCTCCGCAGCTCCAGATTGTGTGGGGAGCTGAGCCTTGAAAGCAGGCTCCGGTGGGAGGGTAGGGGGGTAGGGGTAGGGGTACAGTCAGCTTGGAGGGCCACCGCCTTCCCGGGTATGACCCCCTGGCCCCTGGGCCTCAGGAACCTCGTCTCCCCACCTAAGGGCTACCCTTCAATGACGTTTACTGCGCCAGCAAGTTCGCGCTCGAAGGCTTATGCGAGAGTCTGGCAGTTCTGCTGCTGCCCTTTGGGGTCCAGTGAGTCAACACCTCCGTCTCCCCAACCCTCTGAACTCTGACCTAGAGACCCCGAGCACCCCGTCATGCGGGAGCTGCTCTGGGGCGATCTCCCTGGCCCTCCCTGCCCGGCTCACTTTTGCTGTGTGCCAGGGCTCCCGCGTAGCCTCAGATGGATTTGGGAGGGCTGCTCCAGCAGGAACCCGCGTTTCAAATGTTCTGGTTATCACCAGCACCCTTTCTGCCTCACTGCGCAGCGCAGCGGTGCGGGGCCCGGGACGTGgtcggggctggggctggagttgGGGCTGGGACTGGTGCCTGGCTCGCGTCCGCCCCCGCCCACTCGTTGCTCTCGGGCCGGCAGCTTGAGCCTGATCGAGTGCGGCCCAGTGCACACCGCCTTCATGGAGAAGGTGTTGGGCAGCCCAGACGAGGTGCTGGACCGCACGGACATCCACACCTTCCACCGCTTCTACCAATACCTCGCCCACAGCAAGCAGGTCTTTCGCGAGGCGGCGCAGAACCCTGAAGAGGTGACGGAGGTGAGCGCGGGGCTGGACTCCGGGAGCCGGGGCGGTGCGTCCCCCCGCGCGCATTGGTGGCCAGAGCGCTCCTTCCGCTGCCGCAGGTCTTCCTCACCGCTTTACGCGCCCCGAAGCCGACCCTGCGCTACTTCACCACCGAGCGCTTCTTGCCCTTGCTGCGGATGCGCCTGGACGACCCCAGCGGCTCCAGCTACGTGGCCGCCATGCACCGGCACGTGTTCGGCGACGATCCGGCAGAGGCCGAGGCTGGGGCCGGGCCTGGGGCCGGGGCCGGGCCCAGTGAGGTGGGGGACCCTGAGCTCGGCGATCCTCCAGCCGCCCCGCAGTAAAGGCTTCCTCAGCCGTTGTCTCCCTCGCCCTTCTTTGTCCTCTGGGTCTGTGTGGTCCCTGGGGACGGGGCGGCGGTGGTGGTGGCGGCGGTTGTGGGTGGCTAAG is from Macaca thibetana thibetana isolate TM-01 chromosome 16, ASM2454274v1, whole genome shotgun sequence and encodes:
- the MLX gene encoding max-like protein X isoform X2, producing MAHTVVLITGCSSGIGLHLAVRLASDPSQSFKVYATLRDLKTQGRLWEAARARGCPLGSLETLQLDVRDSKSVAAARERVTEGRVDVLVCNAGLGLLGPLEAVGEDAVASVLDVNVAGTVRVLQAFLPDMKRRGSGRVLVTGSVGGLMGLPFNDVYCASKFALEGLCESLAVLLLPFGVHLSLIECGPVHTAFMEKVLGSPDEVLDRTDIHTFHRFYQYLAHSKQVFREAAQNPEEVTEVFLTALRAPKPTLRYFTTERFLPLLRMRLDDPSGSSYVAAMHRHVFGDDPAEAEAGAGPGAGAGPSEVGDPELGDPPAAPQ